The Marinilongibacter aquaticus genome has a window encoding:
- a CDS encoding HupE/UreJ family protein, translated as MVCNLKRYKGMNIRQNKHWWMFMLFLLSLSQLFAHPSPNSLIQLTVGEKGVEAEIQLPLSELELATRIPFAQNPEQALLLHKNELADYVLDHFRPHSLDGSDWKVALQHMEIQALQQVEGKYFQDLVVTLFATPPDGANLRHFLLNYDGILHQIGNHKVLVSIKQDWAQGIVSEGTAAHQLGLIQWDIVNNKIPEFEINMTGGSDWKGFKAMFALGVSHIAEGLDHLLFLLVLLLSALQFPRDGFWQGVRPTKTILIKVGKIVTAFTLGHSLTLALGTFGWVNLPQRPIEVLIALSISITAFHAIRPIFPNRETLIAGLFGLVHGLAFAFTLKDLHLEKYKLLLSLLGFNLGVESFQLFIVVLTLPLLLWLTRNMKMLALVRKSGAVLAFLASVYWIGINLLA; from the coding sequence ATGGTTTGTAATTTAAAGCGATACAAAGGCATGAATATTCGCCAGAACAAGCACTGGTGGATGTTCATGCTGTTTCTCCTCTCCCTTTCCCAACTCTTTGCCCACCCCTCGCCTAACTCTCTAATCCAATTGACTGTTGGGGAAAAAGGAGTTGAAGCTGAAATTCAGCTTCCCTTATCCGAACTTGAGCTGGCCACTCGTATTCCATTTGCCCAAAACCCAGAACAGGCTTTGCTTTTACATAAAAACGAACTGGCTGACTATGTGCTCGATCATTTCAGACCCCATTCTTTGGATGGATCTGATTGGAAAGTGGCATTGCAACATATGGAAATACAAGCCCTGCAACAAGTAGAGGGCAAATACTTCCAAGATTTGGTCGTCACCCTCTTTGCCACCCCACCGGATGGAGCAAACTTGCGGCATTTTTTGCTGAACTACGACGGGATTCTGCATCAAATTGGCAATCATAAAGTCTTAGTGAGCATTAAACAAGATTGGGCCCAAGGTATTGTAAGCGAGGGCACTGCGGCACACCAGCTCGGGCTCATTCAATGGGATATCGTGAATAATAAAATCCCAGAGTTTGAAATAAACATGACCGGTGGCAGCGATTGGAAAGGGTTCAAAGCCATGTTCGCTTTGGGAGTAAGCCATATTGCAGAAGGCCTCGACCACTTACTTTTTCTGCTGGTCCTGCTTCTTTCCGCCTTGCAATTTCCAAGAGACGGTTTCTGGCAGGGAGTTCGGCCTACAAAAACAATTCTGATCAAAGTGGGAAAAATTGTCACCGCCTTTACCCTCGGTCACTCGCTGACTTTGGCCTTGGGTACTTTCGGTTGGGTTAATCTCCCTCAAAGACCGATCGAGGTGCTCATCGCCCTGTCCATTTCAATCACTGCTTTTCATGCAATAAGACCTATATTTCCCAATCGAGAGACTTTAATCGCAGGGTTGTTTGGCTTGGTGCATGGATTGGCTTTTGCATTTACGCTCAAAGACCTTCACTTGGAAAAATATAAATTGCTACTGAGCCTTCTGGGTTTCAACTTGGGGGTAGAATCATTCCAATTGTTCATTGTCGTGCTTACGCTTCCCCTTTTGTTGTGGCTTACCAGAAACATGAAAATGCTGGCCCTTGTGAGAAAATCCGGAGCGGTACTGGCCTTTCTGGCCTCGGTTTATTGGATAGGCATCAACCTGCTCGCCTAG
- a CDS encoding DUF3500 domain-containing protein, which produces MLKIKNATQILVVILLFLSCTKDTVNVATIEQLDCSSQTVSAEATSGLSFAGTINISYTGGNGLPYTGLSVSSTGVSGLTATLSDGSLNDGSGSLAFSVTGTPTSSGTASFALSFLGQSCTLTLTVDESSSSVSSLTNASTLENATENASYTATLTLNYSGGNGGQYGASSASSTGVEGLTASLDAGTLSNGSGVLEYQITGTPTSSGTASFDLNFGGQSCQVDITVDASETGSSSGTVSEIIAAIDAFKATLSSSQISSLQLSLTKTLAIRWTNLPGGVSNNRNGLEYSTLTSAQLEAALKVVELASGTSSNEGYDEFTQIRLADTYLGTQRGGYSEGLYIIAILGTPSMTGDWILQFGGHHYAQNVSFSNGEIVSNTPSHQGVEPLSWTSNGTTYAPLKEEHAAMLAMLSSFSTDQLSTAKLSTTFSDVLLGPGMDGQFPSTKAGVKVSTMSNEQKTLVLEAISKWVDDLEDEASANLFEIYTNELDDTYVSYSGNASLSNHADYVRIDGPSVWIELVCQNGVVFSNIHYHTIFRDHSRDYNGL; this is translated from the coding sequence ATGTTGAAAATCAAAAATGCGACCCAAATTCTCGTAGTCATTTTGTTGTTTCTTTCCTGCACGAAAGATACCGTGAATGTGGCCACAATTGAACAATTGGACTGTTCATCCCAAACCGTTTCGGCTGAGGCCACTTCTGGCCTTTCCTTTGCGGGCACAATCAATATTTCCTATACGGGCGGAAACGGACTGCCGTATACGGGCCTATCCGTTTCATCCACAGGCGTAAGCGGCCTTACGGCCACCTTAAGTGACGGTAGCCTCAACGACGGCTCCGGCAGCTTGGCATTTTCAGTCACCGGAACACCCACTTCTTCGGGCACAGCCTCTTTTGCCCTTTCATTTTTGGGCCAATCCTGTACGCTGACTTTAACTGTAGATGAGTCTTCCTCTTCGGTTTCATCCCTTACCAACGCCTCTACTCTTGAAAATGCCACCGAAAACGCCAGTTATACTGCCACCCTTACCTTAAATTATTCTGGCGGAAATGGCGGCCAGTACGGGGCCTCATCGGCCAGTTCGACAGGTGTGGAAGGCTTGACTGCAAGTTTGGATGCCGGAACCCTTTCGAATGGATCGGGCGTACTGGAATACCAAATTACGGGTACGCCAACTTCTTCGGGCACGGCCTCCTTTGATCTGAATTTTGGTGGGCAAAGTTGCCAAGTAGATATTACTGTCGATGCTTCCGAAACGGGAAGCAGTAGCGGCACGGTTTCCGAAATCATTGCGGCCATTGACGCCTTCAAAGCCACGCTTTCATCAAGTCAGATCAGTTCACTTCAATTGTCGCTCACGAAAACGCTGGCAATACGGTGGACCAACCTTCCCGGAGGAGTCAGCAACAACCGCAATGGACTGGAGTACAGCACATTGACTTCGGCCCAATTGGAAGCGGCTCTAAAAGTAGTGGAACTGGCATCTGGCACTTCGTCCAATGAAGGCTACGATGAATTTACACAAATACGCCTTGCAGACACCTACCTCGGTACGCAGAGAGGGGGATATTCAGAAGGGCTATATATTATTGCCATATTGGGCACACCCAGCATGACCGGAGACTGGATACTGCAATTCGGCGGCCACCACTATGCACAGAATGTAAGTTTCAGCAATGGCGAAATAGTTTCCAACACGCCCTCGCATCAAGGTGTCGAGCCTTTAAGCTGGACATCGAACGGCACAACATACGCACCGCTTAAAGAAGAGCATGCGGCCATGCTGGCCATGTTGTCGAGTTTCTCAACAGACCAATTGAGCACCGCCAAATTGTCCACTACATTTTCCGATGTTCTGCTTGGCCCAGGCATGGATGGGCAATTTCCTTCGACCAAGGCCGGTGTGAAAGTGAGCACCATGAGCAATGAACAAAAAACGCTTGTGCTCGAAGCGATTTCCAAATGGGTAGATGACCTCGAAGACGAGGCCTCCGCAAATCTTTTCGAAATTTACACCAATGAACTTGATGACACCTACGTATCTTATTCGGGAAATGCCAGTTTGTCCAATCATGCAGATTATGTCCGAATTGACGGGCCCAGTGTATGGATAGAACTTGTCTGCCAAAATGGAGTGGTTTTCTCAAACATACATTACCATACCATTTTTAGAGATCACTCAAGAGACTACAATGGTTTGTAA
- a CDS encoding LytR/AlgR family response regulator transcription factor: MIRTVAIDNEKLSLDIVELYCKKTAHIDLLAKFTSPQEAQEFLTEHRVDLLFLDIHMPHQNGIELLKSLSQPPQVIFTTGHPEFAVEAFDLNAVDYLLKPFSYARFVQALEKTNQQLNRIDTSAPSESWYVRVNHETLKIDIENILYIEALDNYLKVHLTGRKVTIIRGTMGMALETLPSDLFTRVHRSYIVNLKWVTRVKKREVYIGDIKVPLSRTFQEEVFKAFG, encoded by the coding sequence ATGATTCGCACGGTAGCCATAGACAACGAAAAGCTCTCTCTAGATATAGTGGAACTGTACTGCAAGAAGACAGCACATATTGATTTATTGGCCAAATTCACTTCGCCACAAGAAGCTCAGGAATTCTTAACGGAACATCGCGTTGATTTACTTTTTCTCGATATCCACATGCCCCACCAAAATGGGATAGAGCTCCTCAAATCTTTGAGCCAGCCCCCACAAGTTATTTTCACGACGGGCCATCCGGAGTTTGCCGTTGAGGCCTTTGATTTGAACGCTGTGGACTACCTGCTCAAACCTTTCTCGTATGCTCGGTTTGTTCAGGCTTTGGAAAAAACAAACCAACAGTTGAATCGTATCGACACATCCGCACCAAGCGAAAGTTGGTATGTAAGGGTAAATCACGAGACTCTTAAAATTGACATAGAAAATATACTTTACATCGAAGCCCTCGACAATTATTTAAAAGTACACCTTACAGGACGCAAGGTCACCATCATTCGCGGAACCATGGGCATGGCTTTGGAAACCCTTCCGAGTGACCTGTTTACGAGGGTGCATCGCTCTTATATCGTGAATCTAAAATGGGTGACCCGCGTCAAGAAAAGAGAAGTTTATATAGGCGACATCAAAGTGCCCTTAAGCAGGACATTTCAAGAAGAGGTTTTCAAAGCATTCGGATAA
- a CDS encoding sensor histidine kinase — protein sequence MNSTFKGRRAWLLSFAISFIINIPVILLHVKDFTRSLLPILDIHIQIILSTIYTVLAINLFFGRKNSPNLEFFLKLFLLGLAYSFSLIWLNMTVVKLGREMIPSVVIRALLLPVFAKIYVLYFEQQDTNKSGKIALEELNEKLRYTELHNQLSPHFLFNSLNSIYSLAIQKKDETPESILAVSQYIQHILKHKDEGCISFSEELNFLKNYLYLQKVKLGDDLYLETHFPEAAPDLVITPFILINLIENMFKHGVNPQGKSHLIIDMNLDKNILRLYLKNNNFQKVDSTMIGLNGSRALLELYYKDTFSLETEKDNSHFIQKLVLPLKKQEKP from the coding sequence ATGAATTCAACTTTCAAAGGCAGAAGAGCTTGGCTTCTTTCTTTTGCTATCTCGTTCATTATAAACATTCCCGTAATTCTACTGCATGTCAAAGATTTCACTAGATCGCTGCTGCCTATTCTCGACATCCATATTCAAATCATTCTCAGTACGATTTATACCGTTTTGGCCATAAATCTCTTTTTTGGGCGAAAGAACAGTCCGAATCTTGAATTCTTTCTAAAGCTATTTCTCTTGGGCTTGGCCTATAGTTTCAGTTTGATATGGCTCAATATGACCGTGGTGAAACTCGGTCGCGAGATGATCCCATCGGTAGTTATAAGGGCACTTCTCCTGCCCGTTTTTGCCAAGATTTATGTGCTGTATTTCGAGCAACAAGACACAAATAAAAGCGGGAAAATTGCTTTGGAGGAACTCAATGAAAAACTGAGGTATACTGAGCTTCACAATCAGTTGAGCCCCCATTTTCTTTTCAACTCTTTGAACAGCATATATTCATTAGCGATTCAGAAAAAGGACGAAACGCCCGAATCCATTTTGGCTGTTTCTCAATACATTCAGCACATTCTCAAACACAAAGACGAAGGCTGCATTTCTTTTTCAGAAGAGCTCAATTTCCTCAAAAACTACCTCTACCTTCAGAAAGTCAAACTTGGCGATGACCTGTATTTGGAAACGCACTTTCCAGAAGCTGCCCCTGATTTAGTTATCACTCCTTTCATATTGATAAACCTGATCGAAAATATGTTTAAGCACGGTGTCAATCCACAGGGGAAATCTCATCTCATTATCGACATGAATTTGGACAAAAACATACTCAGACTATACCTGAAAAACAACAACTTTCAAAAGGTAGATTCCACCATGATAGGCCTGAACGGTTCCAGAGCTCTTCTGGAGCTTTATTATAAGGATACATTCAGTCTGGAAACCGAAAAGGACAATTCCCATTTTATACAGAAATTGGTTTTGCCATTGAAAAAACAAGAAAAGCCATGA
- a CDS encoding RNA polymerase sigma factor — protein sequence MDALWLRFCDGDETAFAQIVEVNYRALLYYGSKVVGDKALVEDCIHSLFLDLWEKRTALSEVQNHKAYIFAAFRNNLFQLTKQKEKYVGLDLVKSVNDLSQEMHFDGFEEDYEDKLRRALEKLPDRQKEALYLRYFENLSYQDIGLVMNLKRQAVANYIQYGLQKLRAYWQETVISFVFFLMG from the coding sequence TTGGATGCACTCTGGTTGCGTTTTTGCGATGGAGATGAAACTGCTTTTGCCCAAATCGTAGAAGTTAACTACAGGGCATTGCTGTATTACGGCAGCAAAGTGGTCGGAGATAAGGCACTTGTAGAAGATTGCATTCATTCTCTTTTTCTTGATCTATGGGAAAAGCGTACCGCTCTTTCGGAGGTACAAAACCACAAGGCATATATTTTCGCGGCCTTTAGGAATAATCTATTTCAATTGACGAAGCAGAAAGAAAAGTATGTAGGCCTTGATTTGGTCAAATCCGTTAATGACTTATCCCAAGAAATGCATTTTGATGGATTTGAAGAAGACTATGAGGATAAGCTTCGACGGGCTTTGGAGAAGTTGCCCGATCGACAGAAAGAAGCTCTCTATCTTCGATATTTTGAAAATCTAAGTTATCAGGATATCGGCCTTGTAATGAACCTAAAGCGTCAGGCGGTGGCCAATTATATTCAATACGGTCTGCAAAAACTCCGTGCGTATTGGCAAGAGACTGTAATCTCGTTTGTCTTCTTCCTTATGGGTTGA
- a CDS encoding FecR family protein, producing the protein MRDYNNFNVEDYLEDSDFRDWVYKGHQDTFWQEWFLKHPNGQENMLMAKKILLSIRGDLVDIKDVEISHKIEEILKDVREIEASKWPNRKTVFTAFSRNFVRIGAAALLILALGLGWIVFKNTAENDRNLVHSGSVKNSNQSTDLAGLIKVSSQTHEEKLVNLPDGSSVLLMGASELRYPASFTPEKREVYLSGEAFFEVHKNSKQPFYVYANELVARVLGTSFVVRARGADDKVSVRVKTGKVSVSHAKASEETLVRANQQAIMSRENLQIVKNDISKGQHKTIPIEVQEFNFSRVPAGQVFETMEKMYGIAIEYDKTLLQNCTITAFLSDEPLMEKLGILCQAIDATYEMDGSRFVISAKGCQ; encoded by the coding sequence ATGAGAGATTATAACAATTTCAATGTAGAGGATTATCTAGAAGACTCAGATTTCAGAGATTGGGTTTATAAAGGGCATCAAGACACCTTTTGGCAAGAATGGTTTCTGAAACACCCCAATGGCCAAGAAAATATGCTCATGGCCAAGAAAATCCTGCTTTCCATTCGTGGTGATTTGGTCGATATTAAAGACGTTGAGATTAGCCATAAAATTGAAGAGATTTTAAAGGATGTGAGGGAAATAGAAGCCTCGAAATGGCCAAATAGAAAAACAGTATTTACCGCTTTTTCGAGAAATTTTGTTCGCATCGGTGCTGCGGCACTCTTGATTTTGGCATTGGGCCTTGGCTGGATTGTATTCAAGAATACAGCAGAAAATGATAGAAATTTAGTGCATTCTGGCTCAGTGAAGAACTCGAATCAATCGACCGATTTGGCTGGACTTATAAAGGTGAGCAGTCAAACGCATGAAGAGAAGTTGGTCAATCTACCGGATGGGAGTTCGGTTCTTCTCATGGGAGCTTCCGAATTGCGTTACCCTGCTTCGTTTACTCCGGAGAAACGAGAGGTATACCTTTCTGGAGAAGCTTTTTTTGAGGTACACAAAAACAGCAAACAACCTTTTTATGTGTATGCCAATGAATTGGTTGCTAGGGTTTTGGGTACAAGTTTTGTGGTGCGGGCAAGAGGGGCAGACGATAAAGTTTCGGTCCGTGTAAAGACGGGCAAAGTATCTGTTTCGCATGCAAAGGCATCAGAAGAAACACTTGTGCGTGCCAATCAACAGGCCATTATGTCGAGAGAAAATCTGCAAATAGTAAAAAACGACATTTCCAAAGGGCAGCACAAAACAATTCCTATTGAGGTACAAGAGTTCAATTTTAGCCGTGTGCCCGCGGGACAAGTTTTCGAAACCATGGAAAAGATGTACGGTATAGCGATAGAATACGATAAAACCCTTTTGCAAAATTGCACGATCACTGCCTTTTTGAGTGACGAGCCCTTGATGGAGAAATTGGGCATTCTTTGCCAAGCGATTGATGCGACGTACGAAATGGATGGATCGCGGTTTGTGATCTCAGCAAAAGGTTGTCAATAA
- a CDS encoding TonB-dependent receptor, with protein sequence MRITFLQSIFIMLFVGLSYARDLAAQEIMERRVSLSKEQTKIESILTLITKQTQARFVYSYELIEADRLVSIQVKNQPLQKVLESFLPPLGIGYRVSSTGTILLKRNWPKHSFEMVPIEEIIKPVDHKVSGRVTDEKGEALPGVSVLLKGTQMGVTTNFEGRFALSVPNTGGTLVFSFVGYVGQEIEINKQSEIDVVLPLDQKSLEEVVVVGYGVQKKKDITGSISSVDAEMFQERKETQVSQALQGAMSGVLVSRNAASGTMGGASILIRGVTTIGNSDPLVIVDGVPVSDVNQINPNDIENLTVLKDAASASIYGSRAAAGVILITSKRAKTDQTSIKYNFETGFDTPTQIPKYYRAVDYMKGVNELRWNDAGNGNNRFPVFTEDLLENYDQKHLDNPDQYPDTDWMGLTFKKTIPRQSHNISVNAGSKAVKSNASIRYEKVGGLYDNKDYERVFLRSNNDFSINKVIGGTVDFYFKRTNTSDPTAANPIRRAMISAPIYPAVWADGRIADGKAGENVYGTILYGGSDDTHYTQIGGRIALYISPVKDLKLSAILAPRLDFNNQKRFNKRVDAYASDDPDQYVASLIGGGLSTRLDENRTSNSNITTQLLLNYSKTLGAGDFTGLLGYENYYFKSEYMGASRDQYLFDTYPYLDQGPVAYRDNFGSAYETAYRSFFGRLTYNYKDKYLVQTNIRRDGSSRFNKKYRWGVFPSVSVGWVLSEESFLQSQKLFSYLKLRASWGALGNERIGNYPSVGIMNFSNVLFYQNNVAISQQTAAQVQYAIEDISWEKTTSTNIGLDAYFLKNRLHLTTDVYEKRTKDMLLALQIPIFVGFENPNQNTGLMKTRGIDIDLGWRETKGDFTYSASVNLSQYKSVMGDLGGTEFLGDKIKKEGSQFDEWYGYISEGIYQTQEDVDNSPKLSDNAKVGDLKYRDISGPDGMPDGKISPEYDRVLLGSSQPQWIYGGNLRMAYKNIDLGITFQGIGYQNSSSLAYTEYNAENFGNFPAYLKGKTWSALNSADENLNAAYPRLTETNKGLNRTMSDFWLFNGGYLRLKNVAVGYTLPKKITDKISSSSARIYLNASDLFSLSKYPKGWDPEGTGIVSTYTMGVSIGF encoded by the coding sequence ATGAGAATCACTTTTCTACAATCAATTTTCATAATGCTTTTTGTGGGCCTGTCCTATGCAAGGGATTTGGCTGCACAGGAAATTATGGAGAGAAGAGTGAGCCTCTCGAAAGAACAGACGAAAATAGAATCGATCCTGACTTTGATCACCAAACAGACGCAAGCAAGGTTCGTATATAGTTATGAGTTGATCGAGGCCGATCGTTTGGTCTCTATCCAAGTGAAAAACCAACCGCTTCAAAAGGTGCTCGAGTCATTTCTCCCCCCATTGGGAATAGGGTACAGGGTATCAAGTACGGGAACAATCCTATTGAAAAGAAATTGGCCCAAGCACAGTTTTGAAATGGTACCCATTGAGGAAATAATCAAACCTGTGGACCACAAGGTTAGTGGGCGTGTGACAGACGAAAAGGGTGAGGCTTTGCCCGGTGTCAGCGTTTTGCTGAAGGGTACACAAATGGGTGTAACAACCAATTTCGAGGGGCGATTTGCCTTATCCGTGCCCAATACTGGCGGCACTTTGGTCTTTTCGTTTGTGGGTTATGTAGGTCAAGAAATAGAGATTAACAAGCAGAGCGAGATTGATGTCGTACTCCCTCTGGACCAGAAATCGCTCGAAGAAGTAGTGGTTGTGGGGTATGGTGTACAGAAGAAAAAAGATATTACTGGATCAATTAGTTCGGTGGATGCGGAAATGTTTCAGGAGCGAAAAGAAACACAGGTTTCTCAGGCCCTTCAAGGTGCAATGTCTGGTGTTTTGGTCAGTAGAAATGCCGCCAGTGGGACAATGGGGGGGGCTTCGATTCTAATTCGCGGAGTCACAACTATCGGTAATTCAGATCCTTTGGTTATTGTGGATGGCGTTCCGGTTTCTGATGTGAATCAAATAAATCCGAATGATATTGAAAACCTGACTGTACTCAAAGATGCGGCTTCTGCCTCAATTTATGGCAGTAGAGCTGCCGCGGGAGTGATTTTGATCACATCAAAAAGAGCAAAGACGGATCAGACGAGTATTAAGTACAATTTTGAAACCGGCTTCGATACCCCAACGCAGATTCCCAAGTACTATCGGGCAGTAGATTATATGAAGGGTGTGAACGAACTGCGGTGGAACGATGCTGGAAATGGAAATAACAGGTTCCCTGTATTTACGGAAGATCTATTGGAAAATTACGATCAGAAGCATTTGGACAATCCTGATCAATATCCTGATACAGACTGGATGGGTCTTACATTCAAAAAGACTATTCCGCGGCAATCACATAACATTAGTGTCAATGCAGGTTCAAAAGCTGTAAAATCGAATGCATCGATTCGTTATGAGAAAGTGGGAGGCCTTTACGACAATAAAGATTACGAACGCGTGTTTCTAAGGTCGAACAATGATTTCTCCATCAACAAAGTAATTGGAGGCACGGTTGATTTCTACTTTAAGCGTACAAACACTTCAGACCCCACGGCTGCAAATCCAATACGAAGGGCAATGATTTCTGCCCCAATTTATCCTGCTGTATGGGCAGATGGACGAATAGCGGATGGCAAGGCGGGTGAAAATGTATACGGAACCATTCTATACGGCGGGTCGGATGACACGCATTATACCCAAATTGGTGGAAGAATAGCACTCTATATCAGCCCCGTAAAAGATCTCAAGTTATCAGCTATTTTAGCACCCCGTCTCGATTTCAATAATCAAAAACGGTTCAATAAGCGTGTAGATGCCTATGCGTCGGATGATCCCGATCAGTATGTGGCTTCTTTAATAGGAGGCGGCCTAAGTACTCGACTGGATGAAAACAGGACTTCGAATAGCAATATTACAACTCAACTTCTCCTTAATTATTCGAAAACCCTCGGTGCTGGTGATTTTACGGGTTTGCTTGGCTACGAAAATTATTATTTCAAAAGTGAGTACATGGGGGCCTCGCGAGACCAATACCTCTTCGATACCTATCCATATTTGGATCAAGGCCCTGTAGCTTATCGCGACAACTTTGGTAGTGCTTACGAAACGGCTTACAGGTCTTTCTTTGGTAGACTTACCTACAACTACAAAGACAAATACCTTGTGCAGACGAATATTCGCCGTGATGGTTCTTCGCGTTTCAACAAAAAGTACCGCTGGGGTGTTTTTCCTTCGGTTTCGGTAGGGTGGGTTTTGAGCGAAGAAAGCTTTCTTCAAAGCCAAAAATTATTTTCGTACCTGAAACTGAGGGCTTCGTGGGGAGCATTGGGCAATGAACGTATTGGCAATTATCCTTCAGTGGGAATCATGAATTTCTCCAATGTCTTGTTCTACCAAAACAACGTGGCCATTTCGCAGCAAACTGCTGCCCAGGTTCAGTATGCCATTGAGGATATTTCTTGGGAAAAAACCACTTCTACCAATATCGGGCTTGATGCATATTTTTTGAAAAACAGATTGCATTTGACCACGGATGTGTATGAGAAAAGAACTAAAGATATGCTGTTGGCATTGCAAATACCCATTTTTGTGGGTTTCGAAAACCCAAATCAAAATACGGGTTTGATGAAAACGAGGGGTATCGACATTGATTTGGGATGGAGAGAAACGAAAGGAGATTTCACTTACTCAGCTTCTGTAAACCTGTCGCAATATAAGTCTGTCATGGGCGATTTGGGCGGGACAGAATTTCTTGGCGATAAAATCAAAAAAGAGGGAAGTCAGTTCGACGAATGGTACGGCTATATTTCAGAGGGCATTTACCAAACGCAAGAGGATGTAGACAATTCTCCGAAACTGAGTGATAATGCCAAAGTGGGCGATTTGAAATATAGAGATATTAGTGGCCCAGATGGTATGCCCGATGGCAAAATATCACCCGAATACGACAGGGTTCTTTTGGGAAGTTCGCAGCCACAGTGGATTTACGGTGGAAATTTGAGAATGGCCTATAAAAACATTGATTTGGGGATTACCTTTCAGGGGATAGGTTATCAGAACAGCTCAAGTCTTGCCTATACAGAGTACAATGCCGAGAACTTTGGTAATTTCCCCGCCTATCTTAAAGGCAAGACGTGGAGTGCACTCAATTCCGCAGATGAAAATCTTAATGCCGCATATCCAAGATTAACCGAGACTAACAAGGGCCTGAACCGGACCATGTCTGATTTTTGGCTTTTCAATGGCGGTTATTTACGCCTTAAAAATGTGGCCGTGGGTTATACTCTCCCCAAAAAAATTACAGATAAGATTTCTTCCTCAAGTGCCAGGATTTACCTGAATGCCTCTGATCTGTTTAGTCTTAGTAAATATCCGAAAGGCTGGGATCCCGAAGGCACGGGTATTGTGTCGACGTATACGATGGGTGTATCAATTGGCTTTTAA